In uncultured Bacteroides sp., one genomic interval encodes:
- a CDS encoding ATP-binding protein yields the protein MDKNILKTVIADNQLEVPKYKVIPRDFTFEEFGNYVFVGIRRAGKSFLLYQQMQQLLAQGVQWDEMLYINFEDERLSGMGAEDLNLLLEVHLEMYGKKPILFLDEIQNIPGWEKFARRMADTKHRVYITGSNAKMLSQDIQTTLGGRYIPVDIYPYSFKEFLNANNIPATANHLLSTEGKADVLRKFNDYFYFGGFPEGADLSAKRDYLTSVYQKIYLGDIAARHGVGNTFALRILFKKLAESVKQPLSFTRIANVVSSTGAKVGTQTVINYMEYAKDAWLINPVQNIAGKLVDKETLPKYYYTDNGILNLFLLDANTSLLENMVAVNLLRKYGRNDAVYFYNQGIEVDFYIPDVYTAIQVCYNLDNSDGTFDREVKALLKITEVLECNKLLIVTRDTERTLEVDDKTIEVLPIWKWLLSL from the coding sequence ATGGACAAAAACATTCTGAAAACGGTTATAGCCGACAATCAACTGGAGGTTCCAAAGTATAAGGTAATTCCTCGCGATTTCACTTTTGAGGAATTCGGCAACTACGTATTTGTGGGTATCCGGAGAGCTGGAAAATCGTTTCTGCTTTATCAGCAGATGCAGCAATTACTGGCTCAAGGCGTGCAGTGGGATGAGATGCTTTACATCAATTTTGAAGATGAACGTCTTTCCGGAATGGGGGCAGAAGATTTGAATCTGCTATTGGAGGTTCATTTAGAGATGTACGGAAAGAAGCCTATCCTGTTTCTTGACGAGATACAAAATATACCCGGATGGGAAAAATTTGCCCGCCGAATGGCAGATACCAAACACCGGGTTTATATCACGGGAAGCAATGCAAAAATGCTGAGCCAGGACATCCAGACTACACTGGGCGGACGTTATATTCCTGTTGATATTTATCCGTACTCGTTCAAAGAGTTTCTGAATGCAAACAATATCCCAGCTACTGCCAACCACTTGTTATCTACGGAAGGCAAAGCTGATGTATTGCGAAAGTTTAACGACTACTTTTACTTTGGCGGATTTCCGGAAGGAGCCGACCTTTCTGCTAAAAGGGATTATCTGACAAGTGTTTATCAAAAAATATATCTGGGAGATATTGCCGCCCGTCATGGAGTGGGAAATACTTTTGCTTTGCGCATTTTATTTAAGAAACTGGCCGAAAGCGTAAAACAACCTTTATCATTTACTCGAATAGCAAATGTTGTGTCGTCCACCGGAGCAAAGGTAGGAACACAGACTGTTATTAACTATATGGAATATGCCAAAGATGCATGGCTTATAAATCCGGTACAGAACATAGCAGGCAAATTGGTAGATAAAGAAACTTTGCCTAAGTATTATTACACGGATAATGGTATTCTGAATCTTTTTTTGTTGGATGCAAACACCTCTTTACTGGAGAATATGGTGGCTGTGAACTTACTGCGTAAATACGGTCGCAACGATGCCGTTTATTTCTACAATCAGGGTATTGAGGTCGATTTCTATATTCCGGATGTTTATACAGCTATTCAGGTGTGTTACAATCTCGACAATAGTGATGGTACGTTTGACAGGGAAGTAAAAGCTTTACTGAAAATAACCGAAGTACTGGAGTGCAACAAGTTGTTGATTGTTACACGGGATACGGAACGAACATTGGAGGTGGACGATAAAACGATTGAAGTCCTCCCAATATGGAAATGGCTGTTAAGCTTGTAA
- a CDS encoding N-acetylmuramoyl-L-alanine amidase: MREINLIVIHCSATRVDRDITAQDINSAHKVRGFSSWGYHYYIRKNGKVEPMRSHDEVGAHARGYNAKSLGICYEGGLDINGKPADTRTLSQQIALHALVSKLLKEFPGCKVVGHRDLSPDKNYNGIIDPWERIKECPCFSVLDETWE; encoded by the coding sequence ATGAGAGAAATAAATTTAATTGTAATTCACTGCTCGGCAACGAGAGTGGATAGAGATATTACGGCACAAGACATTAATTCAGCACACAAGGTAAGAGGATTCAGTTCGTGGGGTTATCACTACTACATTCGTAAAAACGGCAAAGTGGAACCTATGCGAAGTCACGATGAAGTTGGAGCGCACGCTCGCGGATACAATGCAAAGTCTCTGGGCATCTGCTACGAAGGCGGACTGGACATCAACGGCAAACCGGCCGATACTCGTACACTATCACAGCAAATTGCACTGCACGCCCTGGTTAGCAAGTTACTTAAAGAGTTCCCCGGCTGCAAGGTAGTAGGCCATCGTGATTTGAGTCCGGACAAGAATTATAACGGCATTATAGATCCTTGGGAAAGGATTAAGGAATGCCCCTGTTTCTCGGTTCTGGATGAAACGTGGGAATAA
- a CDS encoding HU family DNA-binding protein — protein MSVKYSVVMRKNPSKISEPGKYYAHAQAYGEMDFDSLCEEVNGRCTVTRADVAASVEAILESMKKALAEGRIVRLGNFGSFQIGVRSNGATTEDEFASSMIRGTRISFRPGKLLINMQKTLAYTQVAKLPVKVTNGGNEVG, from the coding sequence ATGAGTGTAAAGTATTCAGTAGTTATGAGAAAGAACCCGTCTAAAATTTCGGAACCGGGAAAGTATTACGCACATGCACAGGCGTATGGTGAAATGGATTTTGATTCGCTTTGCGAAGAGGTAAACGGACGATGCACCGTAACCCGTGCCGACGTGGCAGCATCAGTGGAAGCAATTCTGGAATCGATGAAAAAGGCATTGGCCGAGGGTAGAATTGTTCGCCTGGGTAACTTCGGTAGCTTCCAGATTGGGGTGAGAAGTAACGGTGCCACTACCGAAGATGAGTTTGCATCTTCCATGATTCGCGGAACCAGAATCAGTTTCCGTCCCGGTAAGTTGCTCATCAATATGCAGAAAACGCTTGCTTATACGCAAGTAGCCAAGCTTCCAGTGAAGGTTACCAATGGCGGTAACGAGGTGGGATAG
- a CDS encoding DUF4248 domain-containing protein yields MIKTAEEFKIRAYTKVELACLYNPYMTIPGALRTLARWIAGNSGLTAELSALDYNHRNRIYTPRQVKAIVDYLGEP; encoded by the coding sequence ATGATAAAAACAGCAGAAGAATTTAAAATCCGGGCATATACCAAGGTGGAACTGGCTTGCCTTTACAATCCGTATATGACCATTCCCGGAGCCTTGCGCACACTTGCCCGCTGGATAGCCGGCAACAGTGGGCTAACAGCCGAGCTTTCCGCTTTGGATTACAATCATCGTAACAGGATTTATACGCCACGCCAGGTTAAGGCTATTGTAGATTATTTGGGTGAGCCTTAG
- the dnaB gene encoding replicative DNA helicase, translating into MNKNISSPFDFDAEGVVLGSAILEKKAMPEVAQHLRADMFYYDNHRIIFAALMRMYNERRDIDLITVADELRRNNELEKVDGPYYITKLCSQVVSTVHLKQHCLIVKELYLRREIIKGLTQLLGTAQDMSMDIADVVCEMQELATRVEKDAVKADNLRNMETLMNDTLTQAKGRIENSANGVTGTDTGLTDLNKITGGWQRGDLVVIAARPATGKTMFSLFLARIAAKTGINAVFFSIEMQGERLGDRLILMESDVSPYRWRTGMTDDKEWNEAFSTAESLAELPIIVDDSPSMSMDYIRAQSRMLKSRGKCDMIFIDYLQLSDMKGSVKENRNREQEVATAARKAKLLAKEMDCPVILLSQLNREAENRYGGKPQLSDLRESGAIEQDADIVVMLYRPALYNIPTDKDSGYPTEGLGVLNIAKHRNGETGNVYFSHNKSMTKIADYTPPMEWLLKHAK; encoded by the coding sequence ATGAACAAGAATATATCATCACCTTTTGATTTTGATGCCGAAGGTGTAGTTTTAGGCAGTGCAATACTGGAAAAGAAAGCCATGCCCGAGGTGGCTCAGCATCTAAGGGCAGATATGTTTTATTATGATAATCACCGTATTATCTTCGCCGCCCTGATGCGCATGTACAACGAGCGTAGAGATATAGACCTCATCACTGTTGCCGATGAGCTGCGCCGAAACAATGAGCTCGAGAAAGTGGACGGTCCGTATTACATCACCAAATTATGCAGTCAGGTGGTCAGTACTGTTCACCTTAAACAACACTGCCTCATTGTGAAAGAATTGTATCTGCGCCGCGAAATAATAAAAGGCCTCACTCAGTTACTGGGCACTGCTCAGGATATGTCGATGGATATTGCAGATGTGGTTTGCGAAATGCAAGAGTTGGCAACACGGGTAGAGAAAGATGCGGTGAAGGCGGACAACCTACGCAACATGGAAACGCTGATGAACGACACGCTTACCCAAGCGAAGGGACGTATAGAAAATTCGGCAAATGGAGTAACGGGTACCGATACGGGGCTTACCGACCTGAACAAGATTACCGGCGGATGGCAACGTGGCGATTTGGTGGTTATCGCTGCTCGTCCGGCCACAGGAAAAACCATGTTCTCACTATTCCTTGCACGAATAGCGGCAAAGACGGGCATCAATGCGGTGTTTTTCAGCATCGAGATGCAAGGGGAACGACTGGGTGACCGACTAATTCTGATGGAGAGCGATGTAAGCCCTTACCGATGGCGAACGGGAATGACGGACGATAAGGAATGGAACGAGGCTTTCAGTACAGCAGAATCACTGGCAGAACTACCTATTATTGTAGACGACAGTCCGTCTATGAGTATGGATTATATCCGTGCTCAGTCCAGAATGCTAAAAAGCCGGGGTAAGTGCGATATGATCTTCATTGATTATCTACAGTTGAGCGATATGAAAGGAAGCGTTAAGGAGAATCGTAACCGCGAGCAGGAAGTTGCCACTGCTGCCCGAAAGGCAAAGCTTCTGGCAAAAGAGATGGATTGTCCGGTGATTTTGCTGAGTCAGCTAAACCGCGAAGCAGAAAATCGTTACGGAGGAAAGCCACAGCTGAGCGATCTACGTGAGAGTGGCGCCATAGAACAGGATGCTGACATTGTGGTGATGCTCTATCGTCCGGCTCTTTACAACATTCCTACCGACAAGGATAGCGGCTACCCCACCGAGGGTCTCGGTGTGTTAAACATTGCCAAGCATCGAAACGGTGAAACGGGCAATGTGTATTTCTCGCACAACAAGAGTATGACGAAGATTGCCGACTACACACCGCCAATGGAGTGGTTATTGAAACATGCCAAATAG
- a CDS encoding DUF4248 domain-containing protein: MTITKSAYEHKLKGCVRITKIAAMYFRNCSRANMAKKMLITAIEEDKKLHTELREAGFSPDNDIFIPKQITVIVNNWGYPDDFLINSYRNKKPADRSNV; this comes from the coding sequence ATGACTATAACAAAGAGTGCTTATGAGCATAAGCTCAAAGGATGTGTTCGTATAACCAAAATAGCTGCTATGTATTTCCGAAACTGTTCACGTGCCAATATGGCTAAAAAAATGCTTATCACTGCTATAGAAGAAGATAAGAAGCTGCATACAGAGCTTCGGGAAGCAGGATTCTCACCTGATAACGATATTTTTATACCCAAACAGATTACAGTGATAGTCAATAACTGGGGCTATCCGGATGATTTTCTGATTAATAGCTACAGGAACAAAAAACCTGCCGACAGAAGCAATGTTTAA
- a CDS encoding DUF262 domain-containing protein: MKKDLYGQLVIEGFAEQADEELANLAENMVEPFDPNEIRIIPQTLSIDNLVARLRNQEIDLNTAFQRKANLWKSEVQSRLIESLMLKLPLPAFYFDASVDDRWLVVDGLQRLSTLKNFIIDESLPLIGLDILKSYDSKNLHFSELPRMMQRRILEANVTCFLISPGTPQKVKYNVFKRINTGALSLNEMEIRNALNQGKASDYLKNFTESDRFRSLIPLPNERMEDRELVLRCIAFMRRSFSEYESPLGSFLDEAMEDLQNVSETEFEQISYLICRSIEVSTQIWGKHRFSRSVINNDLISRSVIKNDLIKYRLNSALFEAWVVVLSKLSDNEIEKILENKDGLESDYMQLFSYRAFNESVTTSTASKKAVMNRFQYIESLVNKYKS, encoded by the coding sequence ATGAAAAAGGATTTATACGGGCAATTAGTGATTGAAGGATTTGCCGAACAGGCAGATGAGGAATTAGCAAATCTGGCGGAAAACATGGTTGAACCATTTGATCCTAACGAAATTAGAATAATACCTCAGACTCTTTCTATAGATAATCTAGTTGCTCGTTTGAGAAATCAAGAAATAGATTTAAATACAGCCTTTCAAAGAAAAGCGAATCTATGGAAATCTGAAGTGCAAAGTCGATTGATAGAATCGCTAATGTTAAAACTCCCTTTGCCTGCATTCTATTTTGATGCAAGTGTAGACGATAGATGGCTTGTTGTTGATGGCTTACAAAGGTTATCTACTTTGAAAAATTTTATTATTGATGAAAGTCTTCCCCTAATAGGATTAGATATATTAAAATCATATGATAGTAAAAACTTGCATTTCTCTGAGTTACCCCGTATGATGCAACGTCGGATTTTGGAGGCTAATGTTACTTGTTTTTTAATTAGTCCTGGAACCCCTCAAAAAGTAAAATACAATGTTTTTAAGCGAATTAATACAGGGGCTTTGTCATTAAATGAAATGGAAATCCGTAATGCGCTGAATCAAGGAAAAGCTTCTGACTATTTGAAAAATTTCACTGAGAGTGATCGCTTTCGTTCTCTTATTCCATTGCCAAATGAACGAATGGAAGATAGAGAATTGGTTTTGAGATGTATTGCTTTTATGCGCCGCTCTTTTTCAGAATATGAAAGTCCTTTAGGCTCTTTTTTAGATGAAGCGATGGAAGATCTGCAAAACGTTAGTGAAACAGAATTTGAACAGATCAGTTACTTGATTTGCAGAAGCATAGAGGTAAGTACTCAAATATGGGGGAAACATCGATTTAGCAGATCTGTAATAAATAACGACCTGATTAGTAGATCTGTAATAAAAAATGATCTAATTAAATATAGGCTAAACAGTGCCTTGTTTGAGGCGTGGGTAGTTGTTCTTTCTAAACTATCGGATAACGAGATTGAAAAAATTCTAGAAAATAAAGATGGTTTAGAATCTGATTATATGCAACTATTCTCATATAGAGCGTTTAATGAATCTGTAACCACTTCTACTGCAAGTAAAAAAGCCGTAATGAACCGTTTTCAATATATTGAATCACTTGTTAATAAATACAAATCATGA
- a CDS encoding DUF3696 domain-containing protein — MITAVSLENFKAFTDISLDISPLTLFTGRNGMGKSSFIQSLLLLRQSYLEDKSLSELTLNGKLVSIGYGKDLLNIHASGEDIVRFCIQFNSMVCDLAYASVASSDKLKTLNENTLLDVNSQSLFTNNFQYLNAERISPSRTYDASPNAVEVLKTLGEKGQYTVHFLDKYKFDAIPNSSLKHPHAKSMALLDNVNAWLSEISSEVRVKPRFHPELQISTLSFEFVEGTDTTPEFTSINTGFGLTYVLPVIVAILSAKSGDLLIIENPESHLHPQGQAILGRLLAMGAAAGVQILVESHSDHLFNGMRVAIKEDILSENNFSVYFFSKSADSHLITVEQPLVDKRGRLSYQPTDFFDEYNKQLGQIIQNK; from the coding sequence ATGATAACAGCTGTTAGTCTTGAGAATTTTAAAGCATTTACAGATATCTCTCTGGATATTTCTCCATTAACTCTTTTTACTGGAAGAAATGGCATGGGTAAATCTTCATTTATTCAAAGTTTATTATTACTTCGTCAATCTTATTTAGAAGACAAATCTTTGTCAGAACTAACTTTAAACGGGAAACTGGTATCTATTGGATATGGAAAAGATCTATTAAATATTCATGCTTCTGGAGAAGATATTGTTAGGTTTTGTATTCAGTTTAATTCAATGGTTTGTGATCTTGCTTATGCATCTGTAGCTTCGTCAGATAAATTAAAAACTCTGAATGAAAACACTTTATTAGATGTTAACTCGCAGTCTCTGTTTACTAATAATTTTCAATACTTAAATGCAGAACGAATTTCTCCTAGTCGCACTTATGATGCATCTCCAAATGCTGTGGAAGTTTTAAAAACTTTAGGAGAAAAAGGACAATATACGGTGCATTTTTTAGATAAATACAAGTTTGATGCAATCCCGAATTCGTCATTAAAACACCCACATGCTAAGTCTATGGCATTGCTAGACAATGTGAATGCTTGGTTAAGTGAAATATCATCAGAAGTTAGAGTAAAACCTCGGTTTCATCCTGAATTACAAATATCTACATTGAGTTTTGAATTTGTAGAAGGAACGGATACAACACCTGAATTTACATCTATAAATACAGGCTTTGGGCTGACTTATGTTTTACCTGTGATTGTGGCTATTCTTAGTGCAAAATCAGGAGATTTACTAATTATTGAGAATCCAGAATCTCATCTTCACCCTCAGGGACAAGCTATTTTAGGACGCCTACTTGCTATGGGAGCAGCTGCAGGAGTACAAATCTTAGTAGAATCTCATAGTGATCATTTGTTTAATGGAATGAGAGTTGCTATTAAAGAGGATATTTTAAGCGAAAATAATTTCTCTGTCTATTTTTTCTCGAAGTCAGCGGATTCTCATTTAATAACTGTTGAGCAGCCTTTAGTGGACAAAAGAGGACGATTATCCTATCAACCAACTGATTTCTTTGATGAATATAACAAGCAGTTAGGGCAAATTATCCAAAATAAGTAA
- the clpB gene encoding ATP-dependent chaperone ClpB, translated as MNFNNFTIKSQEAVQEAVNLAQSRGQQTIETAHVLHGVMKVGENVTNFIFQKLGMNGQQIALVLDKQIDSFPKVTGGEPYLGRETNEVFQKATQYSKEMGDEFVSLEHLLLALLTVKSTVANILKDAGMNEKELRAAINELRKGEKVTSQTSEDTYQSLNKYAINLNEEARTGKLDPVIGRDEEIRRVLQILSRRTKNNPILIGEPGTGKTAIVEGLAHRILRGDVPENLKNKQIYSLDMGALVAGAKYKGEFEERLKSVINEVIKSDGNIILFIDEIHTLVGAGKGEGAMDAANILKPALARGELRSIGATTYNEYQKYFEKDKALERRFQVVQVDEPDILSTISILRGLKERYENHHHVRIKDDAIIAAVELSNRYITNRFLPDKAIDLMDEAAAKLRMEVNSVPEELDEISRKIKQLEIEREAIKREKDEDKLQLLNKEIAELKEQENSFKAKWQSEKTLVDKIQQNKVEIENLKFEAEKAEREGDYGKVAEIRYGKLQALNTDIEATQKELRQMQGGSAMIKEEVEAEDIADVVSRWTGIPVKKMLKSESEKLLHLEDELHKRVIGQDEALEAVADAVRRSRSGLQDPRRPIGSFIFLGTTGVGKTELAKALAEFLFDDETMMTRIDMSEYQEKHSVSRLVGAPPGYVGYDEGGQLTEAIRHKPYSVVLFDEIEKAHPDVFNILLQVLDDGRLTDNKGRVVNFKNTIIIMTSNMGSSYIQSQFENLNNENRDRIIEETKKEVMSMLKKTIRPEFLNRIDETIMFLPLSENEIRQIVDLQIKGIQKMLAGNGVTLELTDAATAFIAKAGYDPEFGARPVKRAIQRYLLNDLSKKLLAQEVERERPIIVDTLGEGLVFRN; from the coding sequence ATGAACTTCAACAATTTTACAATTAAATCACAGGAAGCGGTTCAGGAGGCCGTAAACCTGGCACAGAGTCGCGGTCAGCAAACAATTGAAACCGCACATGTGCTGCATGGAGTGATGAAGGTTGGCGAAAATGTAACCAATTTTATCTTCCAGAAACTGGGAATGAACGGGCAGCAGATAGCGCTCGTGCTCGACAAGCAGATCGATTCTTTCCCTAAGGTAACCGGTGGCGAACCATACCTGGGCAGGGAAACGAATGAGGTCTTCCAAAAAGCTACTCAGTATTCTAAAGAAATGGGCGACGAGTTTGTTTCTCTGGAACATCTGTTGCTGGCTCTACTTACGGTTAAAAGCACCGTTGCAAATATTCTGAAGGATGCCGGAATGAACGAAAAGGAACTTCGTGCAGCCATTAACGAATTGCGTAAAGGTGAAAAGGTTACCTCACAAACCAGCGAGGACACATATCAGTCATTAAACAAATATGCCATCAACCTCAACGAGGAAGCCCGTACAGGTAAGCTCGATCCCGTAATTGGTCGTGATGAAGAGATTCGTAGAGTACTGCAAATCCTTAGCCGACGTACCAAGAACAACCCGATTCTTATCGGCGAACCGGGTACCGGTAAAACGGCTATCGTAGAAGGATTGGCGCATCGTATTCTTCGGGGAGACGTGCCCGAGAATCTGAAAAACAAACAGATTTATTCGCTAGACATGGGTGCCCTGGTGGCCGGAGCCAAGTATAAAGGAGAGTTCGAGGAACGACTGAAATCGGTCATCAACGAAGTGATAAAATCCGATGGAAACATTATCCTTTTCATCGACGAGATCCACACGCTTGTGGGTGCCGGTAAGGGAGAAGGTGCAATGGATGCGGCAAACATACTGAAGCCTGCCCTCGCCCGTGGTGAGTTACGTTCTATCGGAGCCACTACCTACAACGAGTATCAGAAGTATTTCGAAAAAGATAAAGCACTGGAAAGACGATTCCAGGTGGTACAGGTAGATGAGCCCGATATTCTGAGCACCATTTCTATCCTTCGTGGACTGAAAGAGCGCTATGAGAATCACCATCACGTGCGTATTAAAGACGATGCTATCATAGCTGCCGTAGAACTTTCAAACCGCTACATCACCAACCGTTTCCTTCCGGACAAGGCCATCGACCTTATGGACGAGGCTGCTGCGAAGTTGCGTATGGAGGTAAACTCCGTGCCCGAGGAGCTTGATGAGATAAGCCGTAAAATCAAACAGCTGGAGATTGAGCGCGAAGCCATCAAACGTGAGAAGGACGAAGACAAACTTCAACTGCTCAACAAGGAGATTGCCGAACTCAAGGAACAGGAAAATTCATTCAAAGCCAAATGGCAAAGTGAAAAAACCTTGGTAGATAAAATTCAGCAGAATAAGGTTGAGATAGAAAATCTGAAGTTCGAAGCCGAGAAAGCCGAACGTGAAGGCGATTATGGCAAAGTAGCCGAGATAAGATACGGCAAGCTTCAGGCATTGAATACCGACATTGAAGCTACCCAAAAAGAGTTGCGTCAAATGCAAGGCGGCAGTGCCATGATAAAGGAAGAGGTAGAAGCCGAAGACATTGCCGATGTAGTATCACGCTGGACCGGTATTCCGGTTAAGAAGATGCTGAAGAGTGAATCAGAGAAGCTGCTTCACCTGGAAGATGAGCTCCACAAGCGGGTAATTGGTCAGGACGAAGCTCTTGAGGCAGTGGCCGATGCAGTGAGAAGAAGTCGCTCCGGATTACAAGATCCAAGGCGCCCTATCGGAAGTTTCATCTTCCTGGGCACCACCGGTGTAGGTAAAACCGAGCTGGCAAAAGCCCTTGCCGAGTTCCTGTTCGACGACGAAACAATGATGACTCGTATAGATATGAGTGAGTATCAGGAGAAACATTCCGTATCCCGACTTGTTGGAGCGCCTCCGGGATACGTAGGTTACGATGAAGGCGGTCAGCTTACCGAAGCCATTCGCCACAAACCATACTCAGTTGTGCTGTTCGATGAAATAGAGAAAGCGCATCCGGATGTATTCAACATCCTGCTGCAGGTTCTGGACGACGGCCGACTGACCGATAACAAAGGCAGGGTGGTAAACTTCAAGAATACCATCATCATTATGACCTCCAACATGGGAAGCTCGTACATACAAAGTCAGTTCGAGAATCTGAACAACGAAAACAGAGATCGCATCATCGAGGAGACAAAAAAGGAAGTAATGTCAATGCTGAAAAAGACCATCCGTCCGGAGTTCCTTAACCGTATAGACGAAACCATTATGTTCCTTCCACTCTCCGAGAACGAGATCAGACAGATTGTAGATCTGCAGATAAAAGGCATCCAGAAGATGCTTGCCGGCAACGGAGTAACGCTCGAGTTAACCGATGCAGCAACGGCCTTCATAGCAAAAGCCGGATACGATCCGGAGTTTGGTGCCCGTCCGGTGAAAAGAGCTATCCAGCGTTACTTGCTCAACGACTTGTCTAAGAAGTTACTTGCGCAGGAGGTTGAAAGAGAAAGACCAATTATAGTAGACACATTAGGTGAAGGATTAGTTTTCAGGAATTAA
- a CDS encoding DUF6621 family protein, with protein sequence MEEEIKMAETVMLIDASFLNFVTEDIKKNFERMLNRELQEMDLSHLFTYLALDAGIVEGKNEIQIFFIYDKNSAQLFHAQPSDLEKELNSVAFSNEFGEFCFNTFQPEDMASREDLFLESMKVVADAKGVERIIVLSFNEEYGDKVNDILKDVKEREVIQFRMNEPEDDINYRWEMLAYPVMQALGIRGDELQ encoded by the coding sequence ATGGAAGAAGAAATAAAAATGGCTGAAACAGTGATGCTGATTGATGCATCCTTTCTAAACTTCGTAACCGAAGATATTAAAAAGAATTTTGAAAGAATGCTGAACAGGGAACTGCAAGAAATGGATCTTTCTCATCTGTTTACGTATCTTGCTCTGGATGCCGGTATTGTTGAAGGGAAAAATGAAATTCAGATATTTTTTATATACGATAAGAATTCGGCTCAGCTGTTTCATGCTCAGCCATCCGATTTGGAAAAGGAGCTGAACAGTGTGGCTTTCAGTAATGAGTTTGGAGAGTTTTGCTTTAATACTTTCCAACCTGAAGATATGGCTTCTCGCGAAGATCTGTTTTTAGAGTCGATGAAAGTTGTTGCTGATGCTAAAGGAGTGGAAAGAATTATAGTTCTTTCTTTTAATGAGGAATATGGTGATAAGGTAAATGATATTCTTAAAGACGTAAAAGAGAGAGAAGTAATTCAATTCCGCATGAATGAACCTGAAGATGATATTAATTATCGTTGGGAAATGCTTGCTTATCCGGTTATGCAGGCTTTGGGTATTCGTGGAGATGAATTGCAATAA
- a CDS encoding LysR family transcriptional regulator, producing MSDFRLKVFLSVARNLSFTKASRELFITQPAITKHIQELESLYKTRLFERLGNKISLTPAGELLMEHSERILDDYKRLDYEMHLLHNECSGELRLGASTTISQYVLPPFLARFIEKFPHVSLSLLNGNSRDVENALLEHRIDLGLVEGIIRLPNLKYSTFQKDELVAVVHTRSKLAKLDEISVYDLYNIPLVLRERGSGTLDVLETALLSNNIRLSDLNVRMYLGSTESIKLFLENSECMGIVSVRSIARELAAGLFKVIDIRYLEMQREFSFARLQGEESGLPQVFMQFAAHYNKKL from the coding sequence ATGTCCGACTTCCGACTAAAGGTGTTTCTTAGTGTGGCGCGAAATCTTAGTTTTACTAAGGCTTCGCGAGAGCTATTCATTACTCAGCCTGCCATAACTAAGCATATACAAGAGCTGGAGAGTCTGTATAAAACCCGTCTTTTTGAGCGGTTAGGAAATAAGATATCCTTGACTCCCGCTGGAGAGTTACTGATGGAACATAGCGAACGGATTCTTGATGATTATAAAAGGCTGGATTATGAAATGCATCTGCTTCATAACGAATGCTCGGGAGAACTCCGTCTGGGGGCAAGCACTACGATATCTCAATATGTATTGCCTCCGTTCCTGGCTCGGTTTATTGAAAAGTTTCCTCATGTATCCTTGTCGTTGCTCAATGGCAACTCTCGTGATGTGGAAAATGCTTTGCTGGAACATCGTATAGATTTAGGACTGGTTGAAGGTATTATTCGTTTGCCTAACCTTAAATATTCTACTTTTCAGAAAGATGAGTTGGTTGCAGTGGTGCACACTCGCAGCAAACTGGCTAAGCTTGATGAGATATCAGTATACGATCTTTATAATATACCTCTGGTATTGAGGGAAAGAGGATCGGGCACGCTGGATGTGTTAGAAACGGCTTTGCTATCGAATAACATCAGATTATCAGATCTTAATGTCCGTATGTATCTTGGCAGTACGGAGAGTATCAAACTGTTTCTTGAGAACTCGGAATGTATGGGAATTGTTTCCGTAAGATCTATTGCTCGTGAACTAGCCGCAGGACTTTTTAAAGTAATAGATATACGTTATTTGGAAATGCAACGGGAATTCTCGTTTGCCCGTTTGCAGGGAGAGGAGAGCGGCCTACCTCAGGTATTTATGCAATTTGCGGCTCATTATAATAAGAAGTTATAA